The genomic region ACTAGTAAAATATCTTTTAGAAGTATTCTCTTGGATCTTTCTAAAAATAAAACTTCATTTGTTCTATCTTGTGATTGGAGTAGCATTGCTATTCTTGAGTATTGTTTTGCATTTTCAATATAAATAATAGCTGATTTATCATCATTAAAAATAAAATCTTCTTCGTATCCAAAAATTTTAAATATCATAGTACTATCAACCTTTCATCTGTGTCCACCACTTCTGTCGATTTGAACCCCACAACATATTCCATTTTAGAAAATTGTTTTTCCGTTATCGTTAAAACCTGCACTAGACCATCCGGAGGTTTATTTGTTTTAATTCTATTAATTTGTGCAGATGCTACTGTATTATTTAATGCTAATTTTATATATACGCTTTCTTGCATCATGATAAAACCATCTTTTATAAGAAACTTTCGAAACTTAGTGTATGCTTTAATATCTTGATAACTTAGTGTTGGCAAGTCAAAAAAAACGATAATCCTCATATACCGATAACTCATACAAAATCGTATAAAGATAACTGATTCACCTCACCAGTATCTAATGAATTAAATACACTTTTTACGTATATCGATAGTGCGTTACTCACATATTGTTCCTTGCCATCAATCAATATTTTTTTATTTAACACACCTATCAATTTCAGCTTAAATCCTCCGTCAAATCGATCAAATCTATTTTCATAAACAATTTCATCTATTAATATTCTATATGGTTCCATCAAATCAGAAGAAAGATTAAAATAATTGTATTCATTACAATGTTTTAGCCCAATTTGTGTCAAATAACCACAGGAAACTATCTCTTTATTAAAGTTTGATAACAAAATTGAATATCCATAGTTTAAAGCTTTATTTATGGAACTATCATCATCTCTTGTAAAATTTTTACCAAACAAGCTGTTAAAATACACCTTTGCCGCATGCCCTTCACGATTTGTTACATCATATAATCTAACACCATCATGGTATTCGTAAATCAGGTTTGCTGTATCTATATCTAATTTAGACAGTAGTTTTGCTTGATTAATAATTTTTTGTTTTATTATAGTTGTCCAAACATTCTGGGAAGTGTCAACTTCCCAGTGTATTTGTTTTTGAATTATTTTACTTGAATTATATCTGCCATAATATGGTACAAACTCTCCTAAAGGATTTCGCTCATTATCACAAACTACTAACTTTATTTTATTCTTTACCAACTCCACTAATAAATAGGTTGTAATAGAAACCATTGTGGAATCTACAATAATTGTATTAATTTCTGAAAGATGAATCATTTCTACTTTTTCATTTCTCACTAACAGGTAGTTATTCTTATAAC from Tannockella kyphosi harbors:
- the cas2 gene encoding CRISPR-associated endonuclease Cas2 translates to MRIIVFFDLPTLSYQDIKAYTKFRKFLIKDGFIMMQESVYIKLALNNTVASAQINRIKTNKPPDGLVQVLTITEKQFSKMEYVVGFKSTEVVDTDERLIVL
- the cas1 gene encoding type II CRISPR-associated endonuclease Cas1; this encodes MTWRTVVITRKCKLSYKNNYLLVRNEKVEMIHLSEINTIIVDSTMVSITTYLLVELVKNKIKLVVCDNERNPLGEFVPYYGRYNSSKIIQKQIHWEVDTSQNVWTTIIKQKIINQAKLLSKLDIDTANLIYEYHDGVRLYDVTNREGHAAKVYFNSLFGKNFTRDDDSSINKALNYGYSILLSNFNKEIVSCGYLTQIGLKHCNEYNYFNLSSDLMEPYRILIDEIVYENRFDRFDGGFKLKLIGVLNKKILIDGKEQYVSNALSIYVKSVFNSLDTGEVNQLSLYDFV